Proteins encoded together in one Lathyrus oleraceus cultivar Zhongwan6 chromosome 5, CAAS_Psat_ZW6_1.0, whole genome shotgun sequence window:
- the LOC127082510 gene encoding uncharacterized protein LOC127082510, which translates to MNNGCLEEQNDFFERPYKAMKSHPKPFFITSKVEDIPINKILVDCSATVNLMLHHILRRIGKYDADTKPHNMVLSNYEGKVGTTLGVIQVELTVGTVTRSTMFMIVETKANYNMLLGSEWIDGVGVVPSSMHQRITIWRPDSIMENVEAD; encoded by the coding sequence ATGAACAATGGTTGCTTGGAGGAACAAAATGATTTCTTCGAGCGACCATATAAGGCTATGAAGAGTCATCCCAAGCCTTTTTTTATTACTAGTAAGGTCGAAGACATCCCAATTAATAAGATTTTGGTAGATTGCAGCGCAACGGTGAACCTGATGCTGCATCACATTTTAAGGAGAATAGGTAAATATGACGCAGATACCAAGCCCCATAACATGGTACTTTCCAACTATGAAGGAAAGGTGGGTACCACCCTTGGGGTAATCCAGGTCGAGCTAACAGTGGGAACTGTCACCAGATCAACGATGTTCATGATTGTGGAGACAAAGGCCAACTATAACATGCTACTTGGAAGCGAATGGATAGATGGAGTAGGAGTTGTACCATCCTCCATGCACCAAAGAATCACCATCTGGCGGCCAGACAGTATTATGGAGAACGTAGAAGCAGACTAG